From a region of the Panicum virgatum strain AP13 chromosome 2K, P.virgatum_v5, whole genome shotgun sequence genome:
- the LOC120692051 gene encoding uncharacterized protein LOC120692051 produces the protein MDSLEIKEEDYQMDPIEIKDDEEHPIEMLIDQPRFLEPLCPEEVNEDTRVYPRVGDEYQVEVPDLLTEEEQAKLRLWAVYGSRVFGFEYPVGVGLAIPVTWTQNTSTHIKEEYGGFSGRRSCTSQGEGPIHSSENIPGNLCQDIICSDCKVGYAEQGEKLSGSAGQDMHCSRKTKLSGCSCAKKEFDDCFPLPGMPRYSWSDEEAQTFLLGLYIFGKNLVQVTKFTETKTMGEVLSYYYGEFFRSDAYRRWAACRKARSRRCILGLRIFSGPRQQELLSRLLAGVAREVEASVMEVFKIFNEGTSTFEQFILTLRSTVGAQVLVEAVGIGKGKYDLTGFALDPSRNHGISTRPEIPVGKACSALSSGDIIKFLTGDFRLSKARSNDLFWEAVWPRLLSRGWHSEQPKDSAPVGKHALVFLIPGVKKFSRKKLVKGNHYFDSVSDVLSKVASEPRLLEFGVQGGNGDSGIKHENGWIHDSELDRNTLPNKKPSYNRPTEPGCSPELMKFTVVDTSLVQGEEPSKVRSLRNLPIYSSHGYMSSPHSGDSGSDSSEEHSDSEDSSEPYEHISTDRNATGVKYASEERKSKAPTIDKMDSSVIAKAASLGALSSTNGHNSIDQGFSAMSNACSSTATILPVDVERDHATTTSTEISFQFDQRVNVESQVFLAPFSKRRRLVSSKTERTGRGNTSINENHYWKQVDEPLQHDVSGANEASGEANSFVWGAIPNSSTNISFDMNNKKPYCRQLNNVPPNAETMVYKETCQNRNAIDLNIPQMPSDYESNLSYIVPPSDKNTETMVRPPRSSGTEVSDRLADMDASSDALYEELSFNSRRHSSRSRPPTARALEALACGFLGTKQKGREANFPSSSRSSRPVRRPRRSPDVALPFSSDGKGCSSHFPDPPTDVNGWGMSNPPFQMIHSSSSDKSTDKVAPDLFGADKSTDKGVHELFGIP, from the exons ATGGATTCTCTTGAAATCAAGGAAGAAGATTATCAG ATGGATCCCATTGAAATCAAGGATGATGAAGAGCATCCGATAGAGATGCTTATTGATCAGCCTCGTTTTCTAGAACCTTTATGTCCAGAGGAGGTCAATGAAGACACACGAGTATACCCTCGTGTAGGGGATGAGTACCAGGTGGAAGTTCCGGATCTACTAACTGAAGAGGAACAGGCAAAACTAAGGTTATGGGCAGTTTATGGTAGCAGAGTGTTTGGTTTTGAATACCCTGTGGGAGTAGGATTAGCTATTCCAGTCACGTGGACCCAAAATACAAGCACTCATATAAAAGAAGAGTATGGGGGATTTTCAGGACGCAGGTCATGTACGTCACAAGGTGAAGGTCCCATCCACAGCAGTGAAAATATTCCGGGAAATTTATGTCAGGACATCATTTGTTCAGACTGTAAAGTTGGATATGCTGAGCAAGGTGAGAAATTATCAGGGTCAGCTGGACAGGACATGCACTGCTCACGAAAAACGAAGCTTTCAGGTTGTTCTTGTGCAAAGAAGGAATTCGATGATTGTTTTCCATTGCCTGGGATGCCAAGATACTCCTGGAGTGATGAAGAGGCCCAGACTTTTCTCCTTGGTCTCTACATTTTTGGGAAAAATCTTGTTCAGGTGACAAAGTTTACGGAAACTAAGACAATGGGAGAAGTCTTGTCCTATTACTATGGAGAATTTTTCAGGTCTGATGCATATAGACGATGGGCAGCATGTAGAAAAGCAAGAAGCAGGAGGTGTATTCTTGGGCTGCGTATATTTTCTGGTCCAAGGCAGCAGGAACTGTTATCACGTTTGCTTGCTGGCGTAGCAAGGGAAGTTGAAGCTTCGGTGATGGAG GTATTTAAGATATTCAATGAGGGAACATCTACTTTTGAGCAGTTTATCTTGACATTAAGGTCCACAGTTGGTGCTCAAGTTCTTGTAGAAGCAGTTGGAATTGGCAAGGGAAAGTATGACTTGACTGGATTTGCATTAGATCCTAGTCGAAATCATGGTATCTCGACCCGCCCAGAAATCCCTGTTGGCAAGGCTTGCTCAGCACTTTCATCTGGAGATATCATAAAGTTTTTGACTGGCGATTTCAGACTGAGCAAGGCAAGATCCAATGATCTATTCTGGGAGGCTGTCTGGCCTCGCTTGCTTTCAAGGGGCTGGCACTCAGAACAACCTAAGGACTCTGCACCAGTTGGAAAGCACGCTTTAGTCTTTCTCATTCCAGGTGTAAAGAAATTTTCTAGAAAGAAGCTTGTCAAAGGAAATCATTATTTTGATTCTGTTAGTGATGTCTTGAGCAAAGTTGCATCTGAACCAAGGCTGCTTGAATTTGGAGTTCAGGGTGGTAATGGTGACAGTGGGATTAAGCATGAAAATGGATGGATCCATGATTCTGAACTTGACAGAAACACACTTCCTAACAAGAAACCTTCCTACAACCGGCCCACTGAGCCTGGGTGTTCCCCAGAACTAATGAAATTCACTGTGGTGGATACCAGCCTTGTTCAAGGGGAAGAACCTTCTAAGGTAAGGTCACTAAGAAATCTACCAATATATTCCAGTCATGGTTACATGTCTTCACCACATTCTGGAGATTCTGGGAGTGACAGCTCAGAGGAACACTCAGATTCTGAGGACAGCTCTGAGCCTTATGAACATATAAGTACTGATCGAAACGCAACCGGTGTAAAGTATGCTAGCGAAGAGAGGAAAAGTAAGGCACCAACAATTGATAAGATGGATTCTAGTGTAATTGCGAAGGCTGCTTCCTTAGGCGCATTATCATCAACCAATGGTCATAATTCAATTGATCAAGGTTTCAGCGCAATGAGTAATGCATGCTCTTCAACAGCAACTATTCTTCCTGTTGACGTTGAAAGAGACCATGCCACCACTACTTCCACTGAAATAAGCTTCCAGTTTGATCAAAGGGTAAATGTTGAGTCCCAAGTTTTCTTAGCACCCTTTTCGAAGAGAAGAAGGTTAGTTTCCTCTAAGACTGAAAGAACTGGCCGCGGAAATACCAGCATCAATGAAAACCATTACTGGAAACAAGTTGACGAGCCACTGCAACATGATGTGTCTGGAGCAAATGAAGCAAGTGGAGAGGCCAATTCTTTTGTATGGGGTGCAATTCCGAACTCATCAACTAACATATCCTTTGACATGAATAACAAGAAGCCATACTGCAGACAGCTCAACAATGTGCCCCCTAATGCTGAAACAATGGTCTACAAAGAAACTTGCCAAAATAGGAACGCCATTGATCTCAATATCCCACAAATGCCTTCTGATTATGAGTCAAATCTGAGCTATATTGTCCCTCCATCCGACAAAAATACTGAAACCATGGTCAGGCCTCCACGTTCTTCAGGAACAGAGGTGTCTGACCGCCTTGCAGACATGGATGCCTCTAGTGATGCGCTCTATGAGGAGCTTTCTTTCAACTCAAGAAGGCATAGCAGCAGAAGCCGCCCACCAACTGCCCGAGCTCTGGAAGCTCTTGCCTGCGGCTTTCTTGGGACCAAACAGAAGGGCAGGGAGGCAAATTTCCCATCTTCAAGCAGGAGCAGCAGACCTGTTCGGCGACCACGAAGATCACCTGATGTTGCACTTCCATTTTCTTCTGATGGTAAAGGATGTAGCTCTCATTTTCCTGATCCGCCCACGGATGTCAATGGATGGGGCATGAGTAATCCTCCATTCCAAATGATTCACAGCAGCTCCTCTGATAAATCCACAGATAAAGTTGCTCCTGACTTGTTTGGAGCAGATAAGTCTACTGACAAAGGAGTTCATGAATTGTTTGGCATACCTTAG
- the LOC120692069 gene encoding uncharacterized protein LOC120692069, producing MWGDLGVPGRTGRWLPPFSRAGSESGSEGGDGEVAGSVKLEAGSEVREVVAVDLVGGGGGRSGDVAGVGGRRRGARSTSSPRAGSGSSSRGKKRRGEIWRRSQSSSPKPPRKKCRRSARTMDGRWDFTAGLPDLSGPSGTPYQDMLNMPGFEEPVQPAPTHAFEPGSRQGGSGKPRKKTVSRPKQNNFSIEEDKNLVSSWLNVSLDPVKGTGQRKSSFWKAIEQNYNAQKGPMYPIRTLRSLEGRWSDIKEQANKFESHYNNILNERRSGYNDMDKIAAAIELYNSLEDRPFTTIHCWEMLRNEPKWMDLNNHGKQDRGRVPEDVNAPIDVTESGCGEAGSESQIGTSKRPPGRDISRSGKRTCSSGSPSDAGSEFSSMLSAMHIQKMDLIRTFDDCVASKMDRLVTIQEKNIELKKKKDAREQELRDERIMAIDLTTCNPGQRVMYEAMQREILQRWAAGNEAAP from the exons ATGTGGGGGGATCTCGGCGTCCCTGGACGCACCGGCCGTTGGTTGCCGCCGTTCTCGCGCGCCGGGAGCGAAAGCGGGAGCGAGGGAGGCGACGGCGAAGTTGCTGGTTCTGTGAAGCTGGAGGCCGGGAGCGAGGTGCGCGAGGTGGTGGCGGTTGATCTGgttggcggcgggggcgggcgtTCCGGCGACGTTGCTGGCGTGGGGggtcggcggcgcggggctagatccacgagctcccCGCGCGCGGGAAGCGGATCCAGTTCGAGGGGGAAGAAGCGGCGCGGCGAGATCTGGCGGCGCTCGCAGAGCTCGTCACCGAAGCCTCCCCGCAAGAAGTGCCGCAGATCTGCGAG GACCATGGATGGCCGGTGGGACTTTACTGCAGGCTTGCCGGACCTCTCCGGTCCGTCTGGCACACCGTATCAGGACATGTTGAATATGCCAGGTTTTGAAGAACCTGTGCAACCTGCTCCTACTCATGCTTTCGAGCCAGGTTCTAGGCAGGGTGGTTCGGGGAAGCCGCGCAAGAAAACTGTCTCCAGACCGAAACAAAACAACTTTTCAATCGAGGAAGACAAGAACCTAGTGTCCAGCTGGCTCAATGTGAGCTTGGATCCAGTTAAAG GCACGGGACAGCGGAAGTCATCTTTTTGGAAGGCCATTGAACAGAACTATAATGCCCAGAAAGGTCCCATGTACCCTATCCGCACGCTTCGCAGCCTTGAGGGTCGATGgtctgatattaaggaacaagCAAATAAGTTTGAGAGCCACTACAACAACATCCTTAATGAGAGGCGCAGTGGCTACAACGATATGGACAAG ATCGCAGCAGCCATTGAGTTGTACAACAGTCTGGAAGATAGGCCGTTCACCACTATCCACTGCTGGGAGATGCTTCGCAACGAACCTAAGTGGATGGACCTAAACAACCATGGAAAGCAGGACCGAGGTCGGGTCCCCGAAGATGTTAATGCGCCCATCGATGTCACAGAATCTGGATGTGGGGAAGCCGGGAGCGAGAGTCAGATTGGTACTTCCAAGAGGCCTCCGGGGAGGGACATTTCGAGGTCAGGCAAACGGACTTGCTCCAGTGGGTCTCCTAGTGATGCAGGGTCCGAGTTCTCTTCTATGCTGTCTGCAATGCACATTCAGAAGATGGACTTGATCAGGACATTTGACGATTGTGTGGCAAGCAAGATGGACCGGCTGGTTACCATTCAAGAAAAGAACATtgagttgaagaagaaaaaagatgcCCGGGAGCAGGAGTTACGGGACGAGCGCATCATGGCTATTGACCTGACCACTTGCAATCCCGGACAGCGTGTCATGTACGAGGCAATGCAGCGAGAGATTTTACAGCGCTGGGCTGCAGGCAATGAAGCTGCTCCATAG
- the LOC120696201 gene encoding protein ALP1-like: MLNFVAGTRHFLFSLCVGGKGLLADSCYLCRYRMRRALFLRIMESVTARDPWFSCRPDATGKMGLSPLQKCIAPLRILAYGVPADAVDEYVRIAESTSLEALNRFCAAVIELFEEQYLRAPTATDVAALLAFNSTRGFPGMLGSIDCMHWEWKNCPTAWKGMFTGRGKQSSMVLEAVASHDLWIWHAYFGMPGSNNDINVLHRSPLFRRQIRDEAPPVHFTVNGNAYNMGYYLADGIYPDWPAFLKTVRHPMTNKDCQFAQVQEGARKDIERAFGVLQARWAIIRGPAYGWDRYRLKNIMMACIILHNMIIDDECGENLPYVYDSNGPPV, translated from the coding sequence ATGCTCAATTTCGTCGCCGGTACTCGTCATTTTTTGTTCTCGTTGTGCGTAGGGGGAAAAGGTTTGCTTGCTGACTCATGCTATTTGTGTAGGTACCGAATGAGGCGTGCCTTGTTCCTTCGCATCATGGAAAGCGTGACGGCGAGGGACCCTTGGTTCTCTTGCCGGCCTGATGCGACAGGGAAAATGGGTCTATCCCCGTTGCAGAAGTGCATCGCGCCATTACGCATCCTGGCGTACGGTGTTCCGGCCGATGCGGTTGACGAGTACGTGCGCATCGCAGAGTCCACCTCGTTGGAGGCTCTGAACCGGTTTTGCGCAGCGGTGATTGAGCTCTTTGAGGAGCAGTACCTCCGCGCCCCTACTGCGACGGATGTCGCGGCTCTCCTTGCATTCAACAGCACTCGTGGGTTTCCGGGTATGTTGGGGAGCATAGATTGCATGCATTGGGAGTGGAAGAACTGTCCAACCGCTTGGAAGGGCATGTTCACTGGCCGTGGGAAGCAATCCTCGATGGTGCTAGAGGCAGTGGCTTCCCATGACCTATGGATATGGCATGCATATTTCGGGATGCCCGGTAGTAACAATGATATCAATGTGCTGCATAGGTCCCCGCTATTTCGTAGGCAGATTAGGGATGAGGCACCCCCCGTGCACTTCACCGTAAATGGCAACGCCTACAATATGGGGTACTACCTAGCGGATGGGATTTACCCTGATTGGCCAGCTTTTCTTAAAACTGTTCGTCACCCCATGACGAACAAAGATTGTCAGTTCGCCCAGGTTCAGGAGGGGGCACGCAAGGACATTGAGCGTGCTTTCGGAGTTTTGCAGGCTCGGTGGGCGATCATTCGTGGACCTGCTTACGGCTGGGACCGGTACAGGCTCAAGAACATCATGATGGCGTGCATCATCTTGCACAATATGATAATTGATGACGAGTGCGGTGAGAACCTACCATACGTGTACGACAGCAATGGTCCACCAGTGTAG